Proteins encoded in a region of the Paenibacillus sp. W2I17 genome:
- a CDS encoding uracil-DNA glycosylase: protein MSETHQQIREFVAGVQAYVSPVNVINPWRDYVMGYDIGPEAVEIRSEHLVRYLEPRMSKARYIFIAEAVGYQGARFSGVPLTSERMVTGNHSLVNHQMIFSGEPGIRTSLPNIAKPNRSQALYGFAEPTASIIWGEVLFSSRWKPTDFIFWNIYPFHPHQSAENRMTNRTPTLAELEEGVLFARQLMQLNPDAQIVAIGRKSADTLSSHLIKHHHVPHPANGRAVQFQKAVRSII, encoded by the coding sequence ATGAGCGAAACGCACCAACAGATCCGCGAGTTTGTTGCAGGGGTACAAGCATATGTCTCGCCAGTAAATGTGATTAATCCTTGGAGAGATTATGTGATGGGTTATGATATCGGCCCCGAAGCGGTGGAGATTCGTTCGGAACATTTGGTCAGGTATTTGGAACCACGAATGTCCAAGGCTCGGTACATTTTTATTGCTGAAGCCGTGGGATATCAAGGGGCGAGGTTCTCTGGCGTACCCCTGACGTCCGAGCGAATGGTTACCGGGAATCACTCGCTGGTGAATCACCAGATGATTTTTTCAGGCGAGCCGGGTATCCGAACAAGTCTGCCCAATATCGCCAAACCTAACCGGAGTCAGGCACTGTATGGTTTCGCAGAACCGACAGCATCCATCATATGGGGTGAAGTGTTATTCAGTTCAAGGTGGAAACCAACGGACTTTATATTCTGGAACATTTATCCCTTTCATCCTCATCAATCTGCTGAAAACAGGATGACGAATCGAACGCCGACTTTGGCAGAGTTGGAGGAAGGTGTTTTATTCGCCAGACAGCTTATGCAACTGAATCCCGATGCTCAGATCGTGGCTATTGGCAGAAAGTCAGCAGACACGTTAAGCTCACATCTCATTAAACATCACCATGTTCCTCATCCTGCAAATGGAAGGGCAGTACAATTCCAAAAAGCAGTAAGGTCAATTATCTAG
- a CDS encoding endonuclease NucS domain-containing protein, whose translation MAIKHGIWRVADDGVREVKNVTLNLEIELEKIIQSNPAILDENWLIIGRQVMTEFNTYIDLLAIDNSGSIIIIELKKHKTSREVVAQGLDYASWIKGLSASQISAIYEAYIARYSLKQNSLEDEFYAKFKVKLEEESINHSHQIVIVAAELDSSTERIVEYLSDSLIPINVIFFTVFEEEATKYISRAWMIDPQETLDNASIVVKDKEPWNGEYYVSFGDGLSRSWSDALKYGFISGGGGEWYSRTLNQLSIGDRVWVNIPGVGYVGVGKVTDTAKKADEVFFEENGVEQNIYQLSNNAAYFKEFLCDDDRAEFIVKVAWVKALPANVAISEIGFFGNQNTVCKPRASKWIHTINRLKGIWEIQ comes from the coding sequence ATGGCGATCAAGCATGGAATATGGAGAGTTGCCGATGATGGGGTTAGAGAAGTAAAGAATGTTACTTTAAATCTAGAAATCGAACTTGAGAAAATTATTCAATCCAATCCAGCTATACTGGATGAAAATTGGCTGATTATTGGAAGACAAGTCATGACCGAATTTAATACATACATTGATTTATTAGCAATTGATAATAGCGGCTCAATAATTATCATTGAATTAAAAAAACATAAAACAAGTCGAGAAGTTGTTGCACAGGGACTAGATTATGCATCGTGGATTAAAGGCTTGTCTGCAAGTCAAATCTCCGCAATATATGAGGCATATATAGCTAGATACTCTCTAAAACAAAACAGTTTAGAGGACGAATTTTACGCAAAATTCAAGGTTAAACTAGAAGAAGAAAGTATTAATCACTCCCATCAGATCGTTATTGTAGCGGCTGAATTGGATTCAAGCACAGAAAGAATTGTGGAGTACTTGAGTGACTCTCTTATACCGATAAATGTCATCTTTTTCACTGTATTTGAAGAGGAGGCTACTAAATATATAAGCCGTGCATGGATGATTGATCCGCAAGAGACATTAGATAATGCATCTATTGTAGTTAAAGATAAGGAACCTTGGAACGGAGAGTATTATGTTTCTTTTGGTGATGGATTGAGTCGAAGTTGGTCAGATGCTTTAAAATATGGATTTATCTCAGGGGGAGGCGGAGAGTGGTACTCACGTACACTTAATCAGTTATCTATTGGCGACCGAGTTTGGGTTAATATTCCTGGTGTTGGTTATGTTGGTGTTGGTAAAGTTACGGATACAGCCAAAAAAGCAGATGAAGTTTTCTTTGAAGAAAATGGAGTTGAACAGAATATATATCAACTTAGCAATAATGCCGCTTACTTTAAAGAATTCTTATGTGACGATGATCGTGCCGAGTTCATTGTAAAAGTGGCATGGGTTAAAGCTCTGCCTGCGAATGTAGCTATATCGGAAATTGGTTTTTTTGGAAACCAAAACACCGTTTGTAAGCCGCGTGCATCTAAATGGATTCATACCATTAATCGCTTAAAAGGCATTTGGGAGATACAATAA